The Micromonospora sp. NBC_00421 genome contains a region encoding:
- the pstA gene encoding phosphate ABC transporter permease PstA, translated as MTTTLTSHRPRPPAQPDSLRARRLPGYATPALAVLALLVAAGIVYGVDLGGPVLVVVLGALLYLAALFTAANVVEGRRSARNRVWSALIHSALVLAVLPLASVVWTLVSKGTARLDADFFGSSMNNIGARDANGGAYHAIVGTLEQVGIATAITVPLGVLCAIYIVEYGRGRFAFAIRFFVDVMTGIPSIVTGLFVLAFWVLIVSPWFNDGRPSFSGFAAALALSVLMLPTVVRSTEEMLRLVPAPLREGAYALGVPKWKTILRVVLPTALPGIVTGIMLSIARAAGETAPVLLVAGGGAAINFNPFENNQSSLALFVYQQAGEASKYSPARAWTAALTLVVLVLALTVAAKLLARRNRLGR; from the coding sequence ATGACCACCACGCTCACCTCCCACCGTCCCCGCCCACCGGCCCAGCCGGACAGCCTGCGGGCCAGGCGGCTGCCCGGGTACGCCACCCCCGCCCTGGCGGTGCTGGCCCTGCTGGTCGCCGCCGGCATCGTCTACGGCGTCGACCTCGGCGGCCCGGTCCTCGTCGTGGTGCTCGGCGCACTGCTCTACCTGGCCGCCCTGTTCACCGCCGCCAACGTGGTGGAGGGTCGACGCTCGGCCCGCAACCGGGTCTGGAGCGCCCTGATCCACTCCGCCCTGGTGCTGGCCGTGCTGCCGCTGGCCTCGGTGGTGTGGACCCTGGTCAGCAAGGGCACCGCCCGGCTCGACGCCGACTTCTTCGGCAGCTCGATGAACAACATCGGGGCCCGGGACGCCAACGGCGGCGCCTACCACGCCATCGTCGGCACGCTGGAGCAGGTAGGCATCGCCACCGCGATCACCGTCCCGCTCGGCGTGCTCTGCGCGATCTACATCGTCGAGTACGGACGCGGCCGGTTCGCCTTCGCCATCCGGTTCTTCGTCGACGTGATGACCGGCATCCCGTCCATCGTCACCGGCCTGTTCGTGCTGGCCTTCTGGGTGTTGATCGTGTCGCCGTGGTTCAACGACGGCCGCCCCAGCTTCTCCGGCTTCGCCGCCGCGCTGGCGTTGAGCGTGCTGATGCTGCCGACGGTGGTCCGCTCCACCGAGGAGATGCTGCGCCTGGTCCCCGCGCCGCTGCGCGAGGGGGCGTACGCCCTGGGCGTACCGAAGTGGAAGACCATCCTGCGGGTGGTGCTGCCCACCGCGCTGCCCGGCATCGTCACCGGCATCATGCTCTCCATCGCGCGGGCCGCCGGGGAGACCGCCCCGGTGCTGCTCGTCGCCGGCGGTGGTGCGGCGATCAACTTCAACCCGTTCGAGAACAACCAGTCGTCGCTGGCCCTCTTCGTCTACCAGCAGGCCGGCGAGGCGTCGAAGTACTCGCCGGCACGGGCCTGGACCGCGGCGCTGACCCTGGTCGTCCTCGTGCTCGCCCTGACCGTCGCCGCGAAGCTGCTGGCCCGCCGCAACCGGCTCGGCCGATGA